A portion of the Lampris incognitus isolate fLamInc1 chromosome 9, fLamInc1.hap2, whole genome shotgun sequence genome contains these proteins:
- the gpn2 gene encoding GPN-loop GTPase 2, which translates to MSGQAAGCRPLRFGQVVIGPPGSGKTTYCQGMQEFMSHLGRKVVVVNMDPANEGLPYPCAVNISELVTLDDVMEGLKLGPNGGLLYCMEYLEANLHWLESKMKQHSDCYFLFDCPGQVELYTHQSSVKNIFSQLDKWNFRLAAVHLVDSHYCADPAKFISVLCTSLSTMLHVELPHINVLSKMDLIEQYGKLAFNLDFYTEVMDLTYLLDHLAADPFFKKFHQLNEKLAEVIQDYSLVSFVPLNVQDKESMTQVLRAVDKANGYCFGDLEERNLQAMMSAAVGADFQFNSTLGVQERYVETGEKTMEEEVMDL; encoded by the exons ATGTCCGGCCAGGCGGCGGGATGCCGGCCCCTACGTTTCGGACAGGTGGTCATAGGACCCCCCGGGTCCGGTAAAACCACATATTGCCAGGGAATGCAGGAGTTCATGTCTCACCTGGGACGCAAAGTGGTCGTAGTGAACATGGACCCCGCCAACGAGGGCCTGCCATATCCCTGTGCCGTGAACATATCAGAGCTGGTCACCCTCGATGACGTGATGGAGGGCTTGAAGCTGGGGCCAAACGGCGGCCTCCTGTATTGTATGGAATACTTGGAGGCAAATCTGCACTGGTTGGAGAGTAAGATGAAGCAGCACAGTGACTGTTACTTCCTGTTCGACTGCCCTGGACAGGTGGAGCTCTACACTCACCAGAGTTCTGTCAAAAACATCTTCTCGCAGTTGGACAAGTGGAATTTCAGG CTGGCTGCAGTGCACCTTGTGGATTCACATTACTGTGCAGACCCAGCCAAGTTTATCTCAGTGCTGTGCACATCCCTGTCCACAATGCTGCATGTGGAGCTTCCTCATATCAATGTCCTCTCCAAGATGGACCTGATTGAGCAGTATGGCAAACTGG CCTTCAATCTGGACTTTTACACGGAGGTGATGGACCTGACTTATCTTCTGGATCACCTAGCTGCAGACCCCTTCTTCAAGAAATTCCACCAACTTAATGAGAAATTGGCTGAGGTCATTCAAGATTACAGCCTTGTCTCATTTGTTCCTCTAAATGTGCAG GACAAAGAGAGCATGACTCAGGTCTTACGGGCAGTGGACAAGGCCAATGGCTACTGCTTTGGAGACCTGGAGGAGAGGAATCTGCAGGCCATGATGTCAGCTGCTGTGGGGGCAGACTTCCAGTTTAACTC GACTCTGGGAGTGCAAGAGAGGTATGTTGAAACAGGTGAAAAGACCATGGAGGAGGAAGTGATGGACCTGTGA